From the Daphnia magna isolate NIES linkage group LG3, ASM2063170v1.1, whole genome shotgun sequence genome, one window contains:
- the LOC116919550 gene encoding zinc finger and BTB domain-containing protein 6 encodes MANEQEFFLRWNNHQSNLITAFHDLRIGEDFVDVTLACEGQSLQAHKVVLSACSPFFRDLLKTTPCKHPVIVLKDILFYDLLALIEFVYHGEVRVKHQRLPSFLRTAEVLKVRGLTESSSELKTCQLSENSSSVLRVRNNNSPSVSDSISDNDLITTQLGDSSLFSSGPANIRSDSIGNLANVKIEEVDLDSASDENDDLMGSPETFQFQHERDIATNGEERKEQHREEDGLIPPLLTLQSFARIPVSATEDIAPPFSQYSNRGFSVPGRDERRQQRETSDQNECEIHPSRAPGRMSTSDRPRWPCPFCMRLLSSRSSVRRHIEDRHTNDTSRHPCPLCERLYRTRNSLQYHLSTAHRDREPGPRGRPRTRPRSPMENNVTQNKSPFESEMSSGYQCSISVPCVNLSRNSLSINQQPSSTGKGNPSGTKSPDESEMNLGNQINNSHPCTYLNRSPPAALPPA; translated from the exons aTGGCTAATGAACAAGAATTTTTCCTGCGTTGGAATAATCATCAGTCCAATCTCATAACTGCATTTCATGACTTGAGGATTGGTGAAGATTTTGTTGATGTAACCCTAGCTTGTGAAGGCCAAAGCTTACAAGCTCATAAG gTGGTATTGTCAGCCTGCAGTCCATTTTTCAGAGATTTATTAAAG ACAACACCATGCAAACATCCCGTTATTGTTTTGAAGGACATTCTTTTTTATGACCTTTTAGCATTAATTGAATTTGTTTATCACGGAGAAGTGAGAGTCAAGCACCAAAGACTTCCATCTTTTCTGAGGACGGCCGAAGTCCTTAAAGTTCGTGGTCTCACGGAATCTTCTTCTGAATTGAAAACTTGTCAGTTGTCCGAGAATAGTTCGTCAGTTCTACGTGTACGCAATAATAACTCTCCGTCAGTATCCGATTCCATATCGGATAATGACTTGATTACAACTCAG TTGGGGGACTCTTCACTGTTTTCTTCAGGTCCAGCAAATATCAGATCCGATTCAATTGGGAATTTGGCGAACGTTAAAATAGAAGAAGTGGATCTCGATTCGGCTTCTGATGAAAATGACGATTTAATGGGATCTCCTGAAACATTCCAATTTCAACATGAACGGGATATCGCTACAAACggtgaagaaagaaaagagcaaCACAGAGAGGAGGATGGGTTAATTCCGCCTCTGTTAACTCTTCAGAGTTTCGCAAGGATACCTGTGTCAGCCACAGAAGATATCGCTCCACCATTCAGCCAATATTCAAATCGAGGGTTTTCTGTACCCGGTCGTGATGAAAGACGGCAACAACGAGAAACATCTg ATCAAAATGAATGTGAAATTCATCCTAGCCGGGCACCTGGTCGTATGTCAACTTCTGACCGACCACGATGGCCTTGCCCATTCTGTATGCGACTCTTGTCAAGTCGCTCCAGCGTAAGGCGACATATTGAGGACCGACATACTAACGACACTTCACGACATCCCTGCCCTCTCTGTGAACGTCTTTACAG AACCCGAAACAGTCTTCAGTATCACCTGTCGACTGCCCATCGGGATCGTGAACCCGGTCCTAGAGGCAGACCGCGAACCCGTCCACGATCACCGATGGAGAATAACGTGACCCAAAATAAAAGCCCTTTTGAATCTGAAATGAGTTCTGGATATCAGTGCAGCATCTCAGTGCCATGCGTCAATTTGAGCAGGAATTCTTTATCGATAAATCAGCAACCATCATCGACGGGTAAAGGTAACCCGTCAGGAACTAAAAGTCCTGATGAGTCGGAAATGAACCTAGGAAATCAGATCAATAATTCTCATCCATGCACATACTTAAATCGTAGCCCCCCTGCTGCGCTTCCTCCAGCGTAA